In Bernardetia sp., a single window of DNA contains:
- a CDS encoding Uma2 family endonuclease encodes MNNYQFELTKEQEKLLLPLLEALQIDFQKVEAKEDNQNGSTQKLPAPLPQKSGYSFKEIEEYAALFPKNYQWKVSDLETYFPQDLKVSVQIIQNQLFIMPSPNFNHQALSMELSSAMHVFCKANKTGKIVTAPIDVHFDENNVLQPDIIFIAVSRYHIIDENKKVAEEPDLVVEIWSPSNTKKEREMKHKTYQNEGVTEYWQIFPKKREVKVEVLNENGKYKLFSEAKKKGKVHSKVLNGFEIEVQTLFEEE; translated from the coding sequence ATGAATAATTACCAGTTTGAGCTGACCAAAGAACAAGAAAAACTACTCCTTCCACTCTTGGAAGCCCTACAAATAGATTTTCAAAAAGTAGAAGCAAAAGAAGATAATCAAAATGGAAGTACACAAAAACTTCCTGCACCACTTCCCCAAAAGTCGGGCTATTCTTTTAAAGAGATAGAAGAATATGCAGCTTTATTTCCAAAAAACTACCAATGGAAAGTCAGCGACTTAGAAACCTATTTTCCTCAAGATTTAAAAGTGAGTGTACAAATTATCCAAAATCAATTATTTATTATGCCTTCTCCAAATTTCAATCATCAAGCTCTTTCTATGGAACTTTCATCTGCAATGCATGTTTTTTGCAAGGCTAACAAGACTGGAAAAATAGTTACTGCTCCTATTGATGTACATTTTGACGAAAATAACGTTCTCCAACCAGATATTATTTTTATTGCTGTCAGTCGTTATCATATCATAGATGAAAACAAAAAAGTAGCAGAAGAACCAGATTTGGTAGTGGAGATTTGGTCGCCTTCTAACACCAAAAAAGAACGTGAAATGAAACACAAAACCTATCAGAATGAAGGCGTAACGGAATATTGGCAGATTTTTCCTAAAAAACGAGAAGTAAAAGTAGAGGTTTTGAATGAAAATGGTAAGTACAAGCTCTTTTCAGAAGCTAAGAAAAAAGGCAAGGTACACTCTAAGGTTTTAAATGGTTTTGAGATAGAAGTACAAACACTCTTTGAAGAGGAATAG
- a CDS encoding S9 family peptidase, translating to MQTRFLKHTFLKSTLGIVFASSLFFSCGDKNSSQNNLEDTSNQTMTDTLTPPMAQKVPQKLEQHGQTRIDNYYWLRDDSRTNPKMLAYLEAENDYVTKSLAHTDELQEKIYKEIRGRIKEDDASVPYKYQNYWYYTRYEEGKEYPIYARKKESLEADEEVLLNGNERAEGNDFYSARISVSTGENMLAFAEDTTGRRQYTVRFKNLATGEILAETIRNVEPSLVWANDNKTLFYVKKDPETLRSHQVWSHTLGTNPETDQLIYEEKDESYYTYIGKSKSKKYVMIYLSSTLNTEVHLIDADKPSSKPTVFLKREPKHEYSIEHKDDYFYIVTNWEAQNFRLMKVKVGQQNDKSKWEEVIPHRKDVLLEDIDMFKDFMVLSERNEGLLQLRVMNQKDNSEHYMEFDDPAYMAYTTQNVEFDTKTLRFGYTSLTTPNSVFDYDMESKEKELKKQQEVVGGYEPSDYVSERIYATAKDGTKIPISLVYKKGTQKDGKNPLVVYGYGSYGASMDAYFSVSRLSLLERGFVYSIVHIRGGQEMGRQWYEDGKLLKKKNTFEDFVACTEFLQQEGFGSPETTFAIGGSAGGLLVGAVMNMRPDLYKGVLAAVPFVDVVTTMLDESIPLTTNEFDEWGNPKNKEYYDYMMSYSPYDNVVAQNYPNILVTTGLHDSQVQYWEPAKWVAKLRELKTDNNKLYFKTNMDAGHGGASGRFEAIKETALEYAFMLDLVEKKM from the coding sequence ATGCAAACACGTTTTTTAAAACATACATTTCTCAAATCTACTTTGGGAATTGTCTTTGCTTCTTCACTCTTTTTTAGTTGTGGAGATAAAAACAGTTCTCAAAACAATTTAGAAGATACTTCAAATCAGACTATGACAGACACACTTACGCCTCCAATGGCTCAAAAAGTTCCTCAAAAATTAGAACAACACGGACAAACACGTATCGATAATTATTATTGGCTGCGTGATGATAGTCGTACCAATCCGAAAATGCTGGCTTATTTGGAAGCAGAAAACGACTATGTAACCAAATCATTGGCGCATACTGACGAGCTTCAAGAAAAAATCTATAAAGAAATACGTGGTAGAATTAAAGAAGATGATGCTTCTGTGCCTTACAAATATCAAAATTATTGGTATTACACTCGTTACGAAGAGGGTAAAGAATATCCTATTTATGCACGAAAGAAAGAATCTTTAGAAGCTGATGAAGAGGTTCTTTTAAATGGAAATGAGCGTGCTGAAGGAAACGATTTTTATTCGGCTCGTATCAGTGTCAGCACAGGTGAGAATATGCTCGCTTTTGCAGAAGATACTACTGGAAGAAGACAATATACTGTTCGTTTTAAAAACCTTGCTACTGGAGAAATTTTGGCTGAAACTATCCGAAATGTAGAGCCTTCACTGGTTTGGGCAAATGACAATAAAACACTTTTCTACGTAAAGAAAGATCCAGAAACATTGCGTTCACATCAAGTATGGAGTCATACGCTTGGAACAAATCCAGAAACTGACCAACTGATTTATGAAGAAAAAGATGAATCATATTATACATACATTGGCAAATCAAAATCCAAAAAATATGTTATGATTTATTTGAGCAGTACGCTCAATACAGAAGTTCATTTGATAGATGCTGACAAGCCAAGCTCAAAACCAACTGTGTTTTTGAAAAGAGAACCAAAGCACGAATATAGCATCGAACACAAAGACGATTATTTTTATATAGTTACCAACTGGGAGGCTCAAAATTTTCGTCTGATGAAAGTAAAAGTAGGTCAGCAGAACGACAAATCTAAATGGGAAGAAGTGATTCCACATAGAAAAGACGTTTTGTTGGAAGATATTGATATGTTTAAAGATTTTATGGTCTTGAGTGAGCGTAATGAAGGACTTTTACAGCTTCGTGTAATGAATCAAAAAGATAATTCTGAACACTACATGGAATTTGATGACCCTGCTTATATGGCTTACACGACTCAAAATGTAGAGTTTGATACAAAAACATTGCGTTTTGGCTATACTTCCCTCACAACGCCAAATTCTGTTTTTGATTATGATATGGAAAGTAAGGAGAAAGAACTCAAAAAGCAGCAAGAAGTGGTGGGAGGTTATGAGCCTTCTGATTATGTTTCAGAACGAATTTATGCCACAGCAAAAGACGGAACGAAAATTCCAATTTCTTTAGTTTATAAAAAAGGAACACAAAAAGATGGTAAAAACCCATTAGTAGTCTATGGTTATGGCTCGTATGGCGCATCTATGGATGCTTATTTTAGTGTTTCAAGGTTGAGTCTTTTGGAGCGTGGTTTTGTGTATTCTATCGTTCATATTCGTGGTGGACAGGAAATGGGCAGACAGTGGTATGAAGATGGAAAACTTCTCAAAAAGAAAAATACCTTTGAAGATTTTGTTGCTTGTACAGAATTTTTACAACAAGAAGGTTTTGGAAGTCCAGAAACAACTTTTGCCATCGGTGGAAGTGCTGGAGGACTTTTAGTAGGAGCAGTTATGAATATGCGACCAGATTTATATAAAGGAGTTTTGGCAGCCGTTCCATTTGTTGATGTAGTTACGACGATGCTAGACGAATCTATTCCACTTACTACCAACGAATTTGATGAATGGGGAAATCCTAAAAATAAAGAGTACTACGATTATATGATGAGCTATTCGCCGTATGACAATGTAGTCGCACAAAACTATCCGAATATACTTGTTACGACTGGTCTGCACGATTCGCAAGTGCAATATTGGGAGCCTGCTAAATGGGTAGCAAAACTTCGTGAACTCAAAACAGACAATAACAAACTTTATTTCAAAACTAATATGGACGCTGGACACGGTGGAGCATCTGGGCGTTTTGAGGCTATAAAAGAAACAGCTTTAGAGTATGCCTTTATGTTGGATTTGGTGGAAAAGAAAATGTAA